The nucleotide window TTGGTTGTAGCAGACCAGGCCTAAGAGGAGAATGTGGGAATTGTTTGTGGATTGCTGTGGGTATGAGCTGGCAGGTCTTCTCTTTATGCAAGTTCCCTCACAGTGCCATGGCCAGGGCTTCACATCTTCACAGTCTGGCTATGGTTTTAGCTACCAGCTGCCTAGAGGCACAACCTCCATGGACTTGGTAAGATTCAGTAGAGTCGCAAAACCAGCCAGATGCAGACTATTTGCAAGAAGACTTTAATTCAGCCTCTATAGCCATTGCTGCCTGGGAGAATAGGGCAGGCATGGTGGCCTCCATTCAAAACTCTCAAAGAAACCACAGTTGCAGTTTTGGGGAGTCCCTTCCCCTTCTTCCTTGTACTCCACAATACCTCATCCTTCCtccaaaagaaaaaaggcagaagGATCACTTTTATCTTACACTACACATATTTTTGCTTTGTAAATTTTGGAAGCAAAGTTTAGATTTCCTcactgtcagggttttttttctgggaaaagaggtggtggaactcaggaccgcacaatgacatcactttgggtcagctggaacaagggggtagttttttaaggtttaaatcaccctcggcaaaaatggtcacatggccctgatctccagacagaggggagtttagattgccctccgcaccggattgtggagggcgatctaaactcccctctgtctggatatcagagggtggggccactggccatgtgaccattttcaagaggtgccggaacaccgttccaccacgttccagctgaaaaaaagccctgctcactgtACATTTTGGGATTTGCGATGCAGGAATAAGGACTGTCATCTTTCCAAAAGGCAATAGAGCAGTTAATCCAACCCCTGTGTTTCTAGCCCAGTGCCTAATGCCCATCTTTCATATCCTAGATCTGGGCTGTCATAACACAAGCACCAAAGGGAGATGCCCCCATGCAGGATGGCCATCTTTCCCCACTAGGGCTGGGCTCCTGTGCCTCTCACAGGCAAGGAAGGGAGAAGTTCAAGAAGTGCCTCTTGCCAGGACAACAATGAGGGAAAGGTGCCCCTATTGAATGTGGTGCAGATGTGAAAATGGGGGTGCAATCATACATCTGGGTTGGTGCTCTCATTTGACAAGGGAAGGATTGGGAGGATGAGGGCAAACGGCTGTTCTCCCTGGTTACAAATCACTGTACCAAAGCAGTCATAGTATTAAAAGCTGGTTTTACAGTTCCTGCCTTCAGTCATTTGTCTTCAAGGCTCTTACCTGTAACTTAACATACCAAAACATAAGACTCTCTCTTGTGATAAGTGGGGCAGGCTCATACTCCCTGTGGAAGGCTGGAATAGAAAGGAAGAGCAGGTATGCACTGGCCCTCCCCTGTCTGAAAACTTGGGAGAGCAACAGGGAGGTACAGCATATGCTTCCactgcccccccctccttccacagggaCTGTGGCGACACAGGCCTCCTCCACATGTAGTTGCAGGCCAGTGCCTACTGATCCATCATACATTGGTAAAGCAGGGGCAGCTGTTCTCCTTGGCAATGTGTCTGGGAGGCTTTGCCAGAATTTTAGGGCAAATCCAGCACTAGCTGGCAAGGCTCTGGGAATTTGCAAGCACACACTTTTCTACAGTTGAGGTGACAAAAAGATGCACCCAGTCTTGTACTATGGAAAAAGTAGCCCTGCATTCACACTGGGATAAACAGTTAGTTTAACAGAAATGTGTATGTGGCCCtctccaaaaaaaaccctttggtgCTCAAAGGAGTTTTACAAAATTATCAGAAAATGAGCAAATGAAGCAGCATGGTAATTTGCAAGTGTGAACTCTTATCACAGATCAAAAACCACAGGTACCTTGAATACAGGATATTTCAAATACAGGCAGTGCACACATTTAGCTATGAGACAGAGGGCGAACCTTTCCCCGTGATCTCCCTGTTCAAACTTGCTGCATGACAGACACTGCTAGATGGAGAATGCTCCCAGCTGACTATGGTGACCAAGGCTTCAGTCCTAAGAACATCAAGTCAAGCCAGGGAGTAAGCCctggcttgactccataaaagaagcgacatcctccagtttgcaagatctgagcaagtaaTGAGAGTacattttggaggactttcattcatagggtcgccgtaggttggaggtgacttgacagcacataacacacacacaagccctgCTGAACAAAATAAGCTGCTTAGGGTTGCTCCCTCAGGTAGGATTTAGGGAAGCAGAGTTAATATTGGAGAGCGGTGTTGTTTCCCAAGATACTTCGCTAGGCTGAAAGAAAACCCAAGTATCACATGAAGGTACTTATTATAATAGAAAACAGAATGGTATTCCACAACTGGTATTCCTGGAATTTTGCTCATCTTTAACACCTATACTTGTACCGCTTTTTAATAAAGGATAGCCCACCTGAAGCAAGGCTGAAGGGTCAGCAGCACTCAAATTGTGGTTAGGCATGCATGCAAGACAAGCTGCCAAGTCAGGTTCACACGGCAGGTGGATGAAGAAACTGCTGTGTCCACTGTTAAAACTTTGCTCCAAGGGGTATCTAACCTCTGCAGGGCCCAATTGCTATGCACAGGAAATGCCTGCCAGGAGAACAACAAAATACCCGAGCCCACACTTCTGACTGCACCAGCACAAGCCACTCACCTACCTCTCCTagatggggttgggggggggagtcacaaaGGAAAGTGGCTGGCAACATTGTCATTGAACTGTGAGATGCTGTTGGATCAGGAAGGGTGTAGTGGAGGAAGTGCTACCCCACATTGTCACATTGCTCCAGGTTGGAGGAAGAAGCAAGAAGCAAAGGGGAGCCAACTGCCATGGCTTCCACGCTGGGTCAGCCAGAGGAATGGAATGACTCTCCCAGAGCATGCAAGCAGCCAGAGGCGGGTCATTCCAAGGTCCTCTTGAGCTGGAAAGCACTTACCTAAATATAACCCCTTGTACCATGCGCACTCACCCTGCAGGAGGGGTTATAATTAGCAAAGTGCCCAGGCTGAAAATAAAGGCAGAAAAggttgcccccacccccaccccagtggtTACAATGCCGGTCAGTCATGGCAAGAGCCAATAAGCAGCAAAGCTCTGATGGCAACCAAGCCCCTGCCTTGGATGACAGAGACCCAAGAGCTCAGTGCTCCGGTGGTGGTGGCACCAATGAATGGGAACAGCTGGTCAGGCGCTCTTGGGCTCTGGCTTTTCGCTTCCGTTGAGGAGGGCCCAATGTTCTTTGAGCAAGAGATGCTCGACAGGACTGCAACTGCTTGATGCTGATGCCTCTGACGCCGGAAGTGGTGAGTTTTGCTGCAGCTGGACAGAGCACAACTGCAGAGATTTTCCTGCCCTGCCTCCACTGCCCTGGCCCTTGGCTGCATGCCTGCATTAATTTCAGTCCTCCATTTTCTCATTCTGTACAAGGCAGTGGCAAGATGGTCCCTGTATGCTCTTTATGCTAGATTCAAGGCCCAGGGTAATACTGTTTGGTCACGCTGCAGGTGCAAGGTGCTCAGAGCCAGACTTAAATGCAGGAAAGAGGTGGAGCTGCTACTCCAACTGCTTAACCAGGCCTTGGGCCTCTGTTGCCTTTGATCAGGTTAGGCTTGGAGAGACAATGGGGACAACCAGAGAACAAAGGCAGAATGAGCCAGGTCAGCTAGCTCAGCACAGGAAGCTCCTGCCCCTCCTCGCACCCTTACTCCCTTTGTGTTGGCAGAAGGTGCTGCAGTGCCAGTGCCTCTAATGGCACCTGTCCATCCCTCTCTTTCAGGGCAAATAAATTAGGTGCCCATGGGGGAATGGCACCTGCTTGGAAGGCTGCTGGAGAGCGTGCAAGAGCACTCCACGGTGGTGGGCAAAGTCTGGCTGACAGTGCTCTTCATCTTCCGCATTCTAGTcctgggggctgctgcagagaagGTCTGGGGGGACGAGCAGTCCAACTTCTCCTGTGACACTAAGCAGCCCGGTTGCCAGAGCGTCTGCTATGACCAGACCTTCCCCATCTCCCACATCCGCTTCTGGGTGCTGCAGATCATCTTTGTCTCCACGCCCAGCCTCATCTACCTGGGCCACATCCTGCACCTGGTGCGCATGGAAcagaaggaacaagaaagtctgcaAGTTCAGGGTAGGAGCATCAAGAGCCACCCCATGGGACAGCCTGAACCCACCAAAGTCCCCATTCGGGACACTCGCGGCAGGATCCGCCTCCAAGGAGCCATCCTGAGGACGTACATTTGCAACATCATCTTCAAGACCCTCTTTGAGGTGGGCTTCATCTTAGGTCAGTACATCCTGTATGGGTTTGAGCTGAAACCTCTCTATACTTGCAGCCGCTGGCCCTGCCCAAACACAGTCAACTGCTACATCTCCCGCCCCACCGAGAAAACCATCTTCATTCTCTTCATGCTAGCCGTGGCCTGCCTCTCACTCCTGCTCAACATAATAGAGATGTACCACGTGGCCTTCACCAAATGCAGGatgagaaagacacacacacacagcctagaAGAGCAGGCTGAGAATCCTGACCCCCGTAGTCCACCCCATAGCCTCTCTTTGCAGTCTGGCGACAAGGCCACCATGGGGGGCAGCTCTAGAGCAGGGATGGTGAATGACAGCCCCACTTGGGTTGCAAGCCAGAAGCGAGACAGCAAGTGCAGCAAGACCAGCAGCAAATTGAGGCCCACTGACCTCGCTATTTAGCCCAGAACTCACACGGCTGGAAGTCAACGAAACGGTAGAGCCAGCCTAGAACCCAAATCCTCTCCCCACTGCCTGAccagagaaaaagaaatgcaggAGCTTGAattgtggggaagggagagagagccCTCTCATTGTCTGGCCTGGCCTTTAGCCACAAGAGGGACTTGCCTTCACTCCTTTCAACATAGGGAGTAGCAGCTGAGTTGCAAGACAGGGGCACAGACTGCAGCGGACGGCTCTGGACTGGCCTCTCATTTGATCATAGCATCTTAGAATGACTGTTCTTCCTGGTACACTCCCCACTCCTTTCTAGAGGATGTGGTAAGAGCCATTCCTTCCACCCCTTGGAAGCAACAGAAGTGAAGGCAGCCTGAGAGAGTGCTGGGTGTGTGGGCCATGCTTGGGTCTAAGATGAGGCCTGCAGAGTCTTTTGCCACCTAGTGGTCAGAAACAGGCAGGGACACCCAGGCAGCAGGATGAAACTCCCCTGGGTCCCACAGCTGCAAGGGggaaggaaagccaggacagtgacGAGAGAGACCGAACTTGCCTCTCATGTGAACATGCGTCTATCTTATACCGCCACTCATTTATCAGAGACTGTATtctgacaggcagtggctctccagagcctCCAGCATCTCACATGGGCTACTACCTAATCCtttttctaactggagatgcgagGGTTGAAATCGGGACCTTCCGCACGTAACGCAGAtgccctgccactgagccatggcccctcgcCTAAGTCTTGGGTGCCAACTGGCACACAGGCCCCAACCAGCACTCCTCCATCAGCAGAAATAGGTGCAGCAGGCTGTCCTCGTTGCTGAAAGAGAGGCAAAGACGGCATGCAGGTTTTGTGCCTTTATTTGAAATGAATGGTTTCCAGAGAGACACAGGGCGGGTCCTAACACCCCGGTATCACTACAATGAGACCTGCGACTGGCTCACTCGTGACAAGGACACAGACAGGGGCTGGGCCAGAACAATATATACAGGCTCGACAGACGGCACCACCACCAGCCATAGCTCAGAGTTCaacgcaacacacacacacacacacacacaaatggggaAGGAGTGGGGATGCCGGGCAGCCACTTGCTCCATGAGGTGGGTGGTGGGCAAGCTATGCTTCAAGGAAGCAGGGCAGGAGACTGTCCAGATGTCATTTCGGGCCtgttccccaacacacacacacacacacaaagagtgtCTAGctgttgggaggggagggggagcactgCCGCCCATAGGAGAGAGGAAAGCCCCAAGCAAGAGAATGCGCAGACAAGGGGCCAAggccccctctccccccctattAGAGAGAGGCTCACATCCACAAAGCTGGGCTCCCCCTGCAAGGGCCTAACACTAGCCAGGATACTCTCCA belongs to Eublepharis macularius isolate TG4126 chromosome 13, MPM_Emac_v1.0, whole genome shotgun sequence and includes:
- the LOC129341422 gene encoding gap junction alpha-3 protein-like, translated to MGEWHLLGRLLESVQEHSTVVGKVWLTVLFIFRILVLGAAAEKVWGDEQSNFSCDTKQPGCQSVCYDQTFPISHIRFWVLQIIFVSTPSLIYLGHILHLVRMEQKEQESLQVQGRSIKSHPMGQPEPTKVPIRDTRGRIRLQGAILRTYICNIIFKTLFEVGFILGQYILYGFELKPLYTCSRWPCPNTVNCYISRPTEKTIFILFMLAVACLSLLLNIIEMYHVAFTKCRMRKTHTHSLEEQAENPDPRSPPHSLSLQSGDKATMGGSSRAGMVNDSPTWVASQKRDSKCSKTSSKLRPTDLAI